A genomic region of bacterium contains the following coding sequences:
- a CDS encoding methyltransferase domain-containing protein → MKVTVSVGGTFHAFELAGQLEHRGYLHRLVTTHRPLRGEGVSRERIVANPLPELFLQVPRRLHLPVRGDYLKAQSFDWWARRHVDGCDLLVGFAAFSLHTIRAAKAHDTVTVLERASAHILSQRTLLEDEYRRFGRTAPPMDPRLVQKQLWEYGEADYIAVPSTFVYNTFLEHGFPPHRLINVPLGADTLQFSPGPQDGGSFRVLAAGLSLQKGTPYVLDAVRRLARPDAELTFLGGMGPDVADVLAEYRGRYRWPGFVGQAKLAGLMRHGSVFVQASIQDGFGLMIPQAMAAGLPVICTDNTAGPDLVRDGVEGFIVPIRDPEALCERLRYLADHPDVRRRMGEAATARAREFTWDAYGDRISAEYGRLVDRARGAAATESRPDEFYDYFWHISDVWETNTGWGEPEFRRHFTGVLRPGDTVLDIGCGDARAYQARLIEVAREVHGIDISERAVARARAKGVLAKVHDLSENLPYDDETFDLVVCFEVLEHLFDPKHTVREIRRILRPGGRLVASVPNAGYFRDRLAVLTRGEVLAGVTDFANPWKAPHIRFFTKGSFTALLRAAGLEVEWVRSKADPSVFDGLEVFGGVGRFLARQLQRRLPAALRGAFLGNRWPAVFAPGLIVLARRPGPGR, encoded by the coding sequence TTCCTGCAGGTTCCGCGCCGGCTGCATCTGCCGGTGCGGGGCGACTACCTCAAGGCGCAGTCGTTCGACTGGTGGGCCCGCCGGCACGTCGACGGGTGCGATCTCTTGGTGGGGTTCGCGGCGTTCAGCCTGCACACGATCCGCGCGGCGAAGGCGCACGACACCGTCACCGTCCTCGAGCGGGCCTCGGCCCACATCCTGAGCCAGCGGACCCTGCTGGAGGACGAGTACCGGCGGTTCGGCCGCACCGCGCCGCCGATGGACCCGCGGCTCGTGCAGAAACAGTTGTGGGAGTACGGGGAAGCGGACTACATCGCCGTGCCCAGCACGTTCGTTTACAACACGTTCCTCGAGCACGGCTTCCCCCCGCATCGCCTCATCAACGTCCCGCTCGGCGCCGACACCCTGCAGTTCTCTCCCGGTCCTCAAGACGGCGGGTCCTTTCGCGTGCTCGCGGCCGGGCTCAGCCTGCAGAAGGGCACGCCGTACGTCCTCGACGCTGTGCGGCGGCTCGCCCGGCCCGACGCCGAATTGACGTTTCTCGGCGGGATGGGGCCGGACGTGGCGGACGTGCTCGCGGAGTACCGGGGCCGCTACCGGTGGCCGGGCTTCGTCGGTCAGGCGAAGCTGGCCGGCCTGATGCGCCACGGGTCTGTGTTCGTGCAGGCGTCGATCCAGGACGGGTTCGGCCTCATGATCCCTCAGGCGATGGCCGCCGGTCTGCCCGTCATCTGCACCGACAACACGGCCGGGCCGGATCTCGTACGCGACGGCGTCGAGGGGTTCATCGTGCCGATACGCGATCCCGAGGCGCTGTGCGAACGGCTGCGGTATCTCGCGGACCATCCGGACGTGCGACGGCGGATGGGTGAAGCAGCCACGGCCCGGGCGCGGGAATTCACGTGGGACGCGTACGGTGACCGGATCAGCGCGGAATACGGGCGGCTCGTGGATCGCGCCCGGGGCGCGGCCGCGACGGAGAGCCGCCCCGACGAGTTCTACGACTACTTCTGGCACATCAGCGACGTGTGGGAGACCAACACGGGGTGGGGCGAGCCCGAGTTCCGGCGCCATTTCACCGGCGTGCTGCGGCCCGGCGACACCGTCCTCGACATCGGCTGCGGCGACGCGCGCGCCTACCAGGCCAGGCTCATCGAGGTCGCGCGCGAGGTCCACGGGATCGACATCTCCGAGCGCGCGGTGGCGCGCGCGCGCGCCAAGGGCGTCCTCGCCAAGGTGCACGATCTCAGCGAGAACCTCCCGTACGACGACGAGACGTTCGACCTTGTCGTCTGCTTCGAAGTGCTGGAGCATCTGTTCGATCCGAAGCACACGGTGCGGGAGATCCGCCGGATCCTGCGTCCCGGCGGCCGTCTCGTGGCGAGCGTACCGAACGCGGGCTATTTCCGGGACCGGCTGGCGGTGCTCACGCGCGGCGAGGTGCTCGCGGGGGTCACGGACTTCGCGAATCCGTGGAAGGCTCCGCACATTCGATTCTTTACGAAGGGCAGCTTCACAGCACTCCTACGGGCGGCCGGGCTCGAGGTCGAATGGGTCCGCAGCAAGGCCGACCCGTCGGTGTTCGACGGCCTCGAGGTGTTCGGCGGCGTCGGACGGTTCCTCGCGCGCCAATTGCAGCGCCGCCTGCCGGCGGCACTGCGGGGCGCCTTCCTCGGCAATCGGTGGCCGGCCGTCTTCGCGCCCGGCCTGATCGTGCTGGCGCGCCGTCCCGGTCCCGGCCGGTAG
- a CDS encoding acyltransferase has translation MPPAVEPSPVVERRKNPHLDLLRGLLALAVFLGHARGLFLVDDRNVAHASAVTKGLYFFTGFGTQAVLGFFVLSGLLISSSIFEAYDGNRWSWSRYLVNRLARLLVVLAPALVLTAMWDQMGMALFGVARVYGGNPSAGNVVEFAVAQRSSALAFFGNVLFLQQIAVPPFGSNSALWSLGYEFWYYIAFPLGWFALLGAQKVPVRIGLLALGTAVVVMLGPSGDLGLVLWLMGAAATFVIRRPSLSQRAGRLLPLWLTLPLFGAALTVLRLHGLRSDSLAELVAGVTCALFVFTLVNRAAVSSFGRAYESGSKFLAEMSYTLYAVHLPLLVFLQAWLVGSARWQPDPAHLLRLAGIVLVVFAYAFVISRVTEARTDDVRRFILRSSRPASVTA, from the coding sequence GTGCCGCCCGCCGTGGAACCGTCGCCCGTGGTCGAGCGCAGGAAAAACCCCCATCTCGATCTGCTGCGGGGCCTGCTCGCGCTGGCGGTGTTCCTCGGGCACGCCCGCGGGCTGTTTCTCGTCGACGATCGGAACGTCGCGCATGCCTCCGCCGTCACCAAAGGCCTGTACTTTTTCACCGGCTTCGGGACGCAGGCCGTTCTCGGGTTCTTTGTGCTGAGCGGATTGCTGATCTCGTCGAGCATCTTCGAAGCGTACGACGGGAACCGCTGGTCCTGGTCCCGGTACCTCGTGAACCGGCTCGCGCGCCTCCTCGTGGTCCTGGCGCCGGCGCTCGTGCTGACGGCGATGTGGGATCAGATGGGCATGGCGCTGTTCGGCGTGGCACGCGTGTACGGCGGCAACCCGAGCGCGGGCAACGTCGTCGAGTTCGCCGTCGCCCAGCGGTCGTCCGCGCTCGCGTTCTTCGGCAACGTGCTGTTCCTCCAGCAGATCGCGGTGCCGCCCTTCGGCTCCAACTCCGCGCTGTGGAGCCTCGGCTATGAGTTCTGGTACTACATCGCGTTTCCACTCGGATGGTTCGCGCTGCTCGGGGCGCAGAAGGTGCCGGTGCGTATCGGCCTGCTGGCGCTCGGCACGGCCGTCGTCGTCATGCTGGGGCCGAGCGGCGATCTTGGCCTCGTGCTGTGGCTGATGGGCGCCGCCGCGACGTTTGTTATCCGCCGGCCCTCGCTCTCACAGCGGGCCGGACGCCTTCTGCCGCTGTGGCTCACACTGCCGCTGTTCGGCGCCGCGCTGACCGTGCTTCGGTTACACGGCCTCCGGTCCGACTCGCTGGCTGAGCTCGTCGCCGGCGTCACGTGCGCGCTCTTTGTGTTTACGCTCGTCAACCGCGCCGCGGTGTCTTCGTTCGGGCGGGCCTACGAGTCCGGCTCGAAGTTCCTCGCCGAGATGTCCTATACGCTGTACGCCGTCCACCTGCCGCTCCTGGTGTTCCTCCAGGCCTGGCTGGTGGGCTCCGCCCGCTGGCAGCCCGATCCCGCGCATCTCCTCCGCCTGGCGGGCATCGTGCTCGTCGTCTTCGCCTACGCGTTCGTGATCTCGCGGGTGACGGAGGCGCGGACCGACGACGTGCGGCGATTCATCCTCCGCAGCTCACGGCCCGCTTCAGTCACAGCCTAA
- a CDS encoding LamG-like jellyroll fold domain-containing protein → MSAAGRWGRALLLLAVLTGAALLRLPGVVHGIPYIYEWDEPTVMNAVVGMLQRGDWTPRMYVYPPVYFYLLYPVLAFHYAALHSAGLLASPAAIALTPPDGTQYYWYLGVPTFYVWGRLLTVLFGVGCVYLTYHIGRRAFDAPTGFVAAAVLALAPGAVYYAGVIRTDVPMTFMVLVAFGAGLHILRGGTPFDYLAAGILAGLAIVTKYPAFPVVISLVTAHLLAPGRRRLVDRDIAVLGGGIVAGILLGFPELAVRPLAVIHEIQAVRLARMGPPFATLVPYLRYLATGITWIWFIPRHAGLGLVATVLAGAGALGGWRDHRRAQLMVLSFAVPILAITSTQAYMSPQYMAPLLPFAALLAARAVATAGAWLKQNAGTTRAAPALTAVLIAAILAGPASESARLARRFLRPDSRVTATAWLRTHVPDGSTVAVAEDLHWFLPAFEGAPFKVLVAARAQETSSWLIQQHVGYYVQPGARDAFPRFPRLAAFAGDPRMAAPPDSPADLVPVIDPAITVLDARGALPADTDTAFPRRVAPDEMIAEPARSLTPGTITGVVHLPGLHVHPGRYAVSVTAGWAPPAWLPPLVETRYRIRVLAGDREVGAFTVSDPSQRTYTTPPFDVTSTRTLPLRLIEELQGSVWAFRPSKDRCARVPDAAGLNPQQFTLEAWVWINDLHHTSPANEEHEARILSKNAESGYTLRIEGQRLPETWKLEVALAGQWSAVTGSAGVASTGPEGVVPLRTWTHVAATADGRVARIYINGVPVGTQFTANPSGAYTGPIKSAGAPLSIGCRAIFDDWFDGAIAQVRIWDHALSPEELRRRMAIAPKPDDAGLLGAWSFDTVTPDGRIPDLSGHGHDVPGAAGLTRVLEPLLLNPRQADRISPSLPVPGPVIVEKAP, encoded by the coding sequence ATGTCCGCGGCCGGCCGGTGGGGACGGGCCCTGCTCCTGCTCGCCGTCCTCACCGGGGCGGCGCTGCTTCGCCTGCCCGGCGTTGTTCATGGCATCCCCTACATCTACGAGTGGGACGAGCCCACCGTGATGAACGCGGTGGTCGGGATGCTGCAGCGCGGCGACTGGACGCCGCGGATGTACGTCTATCCACCGGTGTATTTCTACCTTCTATATCCAGTGCTCGCGTTCCACTACGCTGCGCTGCACTCTGCCGGACTGCTCGCGTCGCCTGCGGCGATCGCGCTGACGCCGCCCGACGGAACGCAGTACTACTGGTATCTCGGCGTCCCGACGTTCTACGTCTGGGGCCGTCTCCTCACGGTGCTCTTCGGGGTGGGCTGCGTGTACCTCACCTACCATATCGGCCGGCGCGCCTTCGACGCCCCGACCGGCTTCGTGGCCGCCGCCGTGCTCGCGCTCGCGCCGGGCGCCGTGTATTATGCGGGCGTCATCCGCACGGACGTACCAATGACGTTCATGGTGCTGGTCGCATTTGGGGCGGGCCTGCATATCCTCCGCGGCGGCACGCCGTTCGACTATCTGGCGGCCGGAATCCTGGCGGGGCTGGCCATTGTGACGAAGTATCCGGCGTTTCCGGTCGTCATCTCGCTCGTAACCGCCCACCTCCTGGCCCCCGGACGGCGGCGTCTTGTCGATAGAGACATCGCCGTACTGGGCGGCGGCATCGTGGCGGGCATTCTCCTCGGATTCCCGGAACTCGCCGTGCGGCCGCTCGCGGTCATTCACGAGATCCAGGCCGTCCGCCTGGCCCGCATGGGCCCTCCGTTCGCGACCCTCGTCCCCTACCTGCGATACCTCGCCACCGGCATCACCTGGATCTGGTTCATCCCGCGGCACGCCGGCCTGGGACTCGTGGCCACGGTGCTCGCCGGGGCCGGCGCGCTCGGCGGGTGGCGCGATCACCGCCGCGCGCAGCTGATGGTGCTGAGCTTCGCGGTCCCCATCCTTGCCATCACCTCGACGCAGGCCTACATGTCGCCCCAATACATGGCGCCGCTTCTGCCGTTTGCGGCGCTGCTCGCGGCGCGGGCGGTCGCCACCGCCGGCGCGTGGCTGAAGCAGAACGCGGGCACGACGCGGGCGGCGCCGGCCCTCACGGCCGTGCTCATCGCCGCCATCCTCGCCGGTCCCGCGTCGGAATCGGCGCGTCTCGCGCGGCGCTTTCTTCGGCCCGACAGCCGCGTGACCGCGACGGCGTGGCTGCGGACGCACGTCCCGGACGGCAGCACCGTCGCGGTGGCCGAGGATCTGCACTGGTTTCTCCCCGCGTTCGAGGGTGCGCCGTTCAAGGTGCTGGTGGCGGCGCGGGCGCAAGAGACATCCAGCTGGCTGATCCAGCAGCACGTCGGCTACTACGTGCAGCCCGGGGCCCGCGACGCGTTCCCGCGATTTCCTCGCCTCGCCGCGTTTGCGGGGGATCCGAGGATGGCGGCGCCGCCCGACTCCCCAGCCGACCTCGTTCCGGTCATCGACCCGGCGATCACCGTCCTCGACGCGAGGGGCGCGCTGCCGGCGGACACCGATACCGCCTTTCCGAGGCGTGTGGCGCCGGACGAGATGATCGCCGAGCCCGCACGCTCGCTCACCCCGGGGACGATCACCGGCGTGGTCCACCTCCCCGGTCTTCACGTGCATCCCGGCCGCTACGCCGTCTCGGTGACCGCGGGGTGGGCGCCCCCGGCCTGGCTTCCGCCGCTCGTGGAGACCCGCTATCGGATTCGTGTCCTCGCCGGCGATCGCGAGGTCGGCGCGTTCACAGTGAGCGATCCCAGCCAACGGACGTATACCACGCCGCCGTTCGACGTCACATCCACGCGGACGCTGCCGCTGCGCCTCATCGAGGAGCTGCAGGGCTCCGTGTGGGCATTCAGGCCGAGCAAGGATCGATGCGCCCGCGTCCCCGACGCCGCCGGCCTGAATCCGCAGCAGTTCACCCTCGAAGCGTGGGTGTGGATCAACGATCTTCACCACACCTCGCCCGCCAACGAGGAACACGAGGCCCGCATTCTGTCGAAGAACGCCGAATCGGGCTACACGCTGCGAATCGAGGGACAGCGGTTGCCGGAGACGTGGAAGCTCGAGGTCGCGCTCGCCGGGCAGTGGAGCGCCGTAACGGGCAGCGCCGGCGTCGCGTCAACGGGGCCCGAAGGCGTCGTGCCGCTGCGGACCTGGACGCACGTCGCCGCCACCGCCGACGGCCGCGTCGCGCGCATCTACATCAACGGCGTGCCGGTGGGCACGCAGTTTACCGCCAATCCGAGCGGCGCGTACACGGGTCCGATCAAGAGCGCCGGGGCGCCGCTCTCGATCGGATGCCGGGCGATCTTCGACGATTGGTTCGATGGCGCGATCGCGCAGGTGCGAATCTGGGACCATGCGCTTTCGCCGGAGGAGCTCCGGCGCCGCATGGCGATCGCGCCGAAGCCCGATGATGCCGGATTGCTGGGGGCGTGGTCGTTCGATACGGTCACCCCGGACGGCCGCATTCCCGATCTCTCCGGACACGGACACGACGTCCCCGGCGCCGCCGGCCTCACACGCGTGCTCGAGCCGCTGCTATTGAATCCCCGCCAGGCGGACCGGATCAGTCCGAGTCTGCCAGTACCGGGTCCGGTGATAGTGGAAAAGGCGCCGTAG
- a CDS encoding LamG-like jellyroll fold domain-containing protein yields MIGQKLREAVASRETSLLGLVLTAALAVRLLGVGRGLPYMHEWDEPTVLSYVIGMMQRGDLYPNAFVYPSVYYYMLLPVMYLHYFYLHARGALATPWDINLFHPQASGSAYWWYISVPSFYLWGRVLTSLVGTATVYLVYRLGRAVYGAPAGLLGAAFLAFAPGAVYYSDTVRVDIPMTFFVTLTLLTGLAVLRRGTVRDYAVTGLLAGVAISTKTNAVVVGLPLALAHLLNTQRKHLITAPLVLMGACALAGFALGTPYVLIRSQMVLQQFRDQALAYGGIPSLHLMKTILPRYLAYFVRPSQGDEWFVVPHAAIGLLPAIAALTGAIVGYRSAPREHVYLVSFPVVYILFMSGQRLTTLRNMMAALPVIALLAGVACVWAWRLVLSRWPTGHVRLAPAFAGLAVVTLLAAPARDSIRLGWTLGFRPDTRTAAVDWLRRHMAPGSRIAFEEDLRWFIPGLDRLPYTTLFAPRDADVAWYLKNRVAVAVVGDRSPLDRLPPLAVIPRPPYVYTADSWALDTYPVIDPKIYIVRPKPQEVNAVFPVQLEAGDMVPDPVSKQAVGAYGQTIHLPDQRFTPGPYTISVAGAWPWLWAPPTYQLYIEIQVGRLIVASHTVGGLEPLNFTTPPFRIEQAATLPVQLHVTLRTPRRDTHAGWALRPSPTCATVSDAPSLNVQQLTAEAWLYLESMHEPPGMHTMAGLESEGPILSKRDNNGYTLRLSGDSNNKIWVDLSVAGRWGAGRAGFVPFRKWTHLAATYDGHKTAIYINGSPAIQDTGRTPNYEGTIQSEGAPLAIGCRDPRASDQVSFTGLITGVRLWDRVLRPDEIHDEANIQRLPDKSPGLVGSWTFQATTGDQILDLSPAKNNIGNALQLKRVPIEGGTPALPSWTAGELNLIETVAIRRATP; encoded by the coding sequence ATGATCGGACAAAAGCTCCGCGAAGCCGTCGCGTCACGCGAGACGAGTCTGCTCGGGCTGGTCCTTACTGCCGCGCTGGCGGTCAGGCTGCTGGGCGTAGGCCGGGGTCTCCCGTACATGCACGAGTGGGACGAGCCCACGGTCCTCAGCTACGTCATCGGGATGATGCAGCGCGGGGATCTGTACCCCAACGCGTTTGTTTACCCGAGCGTGTACTATTACATGCTGCTGCCGGTGATGTACCTGCACTATTTCTATCTGCACGCGCGCGGCGCGCTCGCCACGCCGTGGGACATCAACCTCTTTCACCCTCAGGCCTCAGGCAGCGCGTATTGGTGGTACATCAGCGTTCCATCGTTCTACTTGTGGGGACGCGTGCTCACGTCGCTCGTCGGTACCGCGACCGTCTACTTGGTCTACCGCCTCGGCAGGGCGGTCTACGGCGCGCCGGCCGGTTTACTGGGCGCCGCGTTTCTCGCGTTCGCCCCCGGCGCCGTGTACTACTCGGATACGGTCCGCGTGGACATCCCGATGACGTTCTTCGTCACGCTCACCCTGCTGACCGGGCTCGCGGTGCTGCGCCGCGGAACAGTCCGCGACTACGCGGTGACCGGCCTGCTGGCCGGCGTCGCGATCTCGACCAAGACGAACGCGGTGGTCGTCGGACTACCGCTCGCCCTGGCCCATCTGCTCAACACCCAGCGGAAGCACCTGATCACGGCACCGCTCGTGCTGATGGGCGCCTGCGCGCTGGCCGGTTTCGCGCTCGGCACACCATACGTCCTGATCCGATCCCAAATGGTCCTACAGCAGTTTCGCGACCAGGCCCTGGCCTACGGCGGCATTCCGAGCCTCCATCTTATGAAGACGATCCTACCCAGATATCTCGCGTACTTCGTCCGCCCCAGCCAGGGCGACGAGTGGTTCGTTGTCCCGCACGCTGCGATCGGCCTGCTGCCGGCGATTGCCGCGCTCACCGGCGCGATCGTCGGGTACCGGTCCGCGCCGCGCGAGCACGTATACTTGGTCAGTTTCCCGGTGGTCTACATCCTCTTCATGTCAGGACAGCGGTTGACGACGCTCCGCAACATGATGGCGGCGCTGCCGGTCATTGCGCTCTTGGCAGGGGTCGCCTGCGTCTGGGCGTGGCGGCTGGTACTGAGCCGGTGGCCGACCGGACACGTCCGCCTCGCTCCGGCGTTCGCCGGTCTCGCGGTGGTGACGCTGCTCGCGGCGCCCGCGCGGGACAGCATCCGCCTCGGATGGACGTTGGGCTTCCGCCCCGACACTCGGACCGCCGCCGTCGATTGGCTGCGCCGCCACATGGCGCCGGGCTCGCGCATCGCCTTCGAAGAGGACCTACGATGGTTCATCCCGGGGCTCGACCGGCTGCCCTATACCACGCTGTTCGCGCCGCGGGACGCCGACGTCGCCTGGTACTTGAAGAACCGCGTCGCCGTTGCCGTGGTCGGCGACCGGAGCCCGCTCGACCGTCTGCCGCCGCTGGCCGTGATTCCGCGGCCACCGTACGTCTACACGGCGGACTCCTGGGCGCTGGATACGTATCCGGTCATCGATCCGAAGATTTACATCGTCCGGCCAAAGCCGCAGGAGGTCAACGCAGTCTTTCCCGTGCAGCTGGAGGCGGGAGATATGGTGCCCGACCCAGTCTCCAAACAGGCCGTGGGCGCGTACGGGCAGACAATCCACCTACCCGACCAGCGGTTCACGCCGGGCCCCTATACGATCAGCGTCGCCGGCGCGTGGCCCTGGCTGTGGGCGCCGCCGACGTATCAGCTCTATATCGAGATCCAGGTCGGGCGGCTCATCGTGGCGAGTCACACCGTCGGCGGGCTCGAGCCCCTGAATTTCACGACGCCGCCGTTCCGCATCGAACAGGCGGCGACCCTGCCGGTCCAGCTGCATGTCACGCTACGCACGCCGCGCCGGGACACCCACGCAGGGTGGGCCCTCCGACCGTCGCCGACCTGCGCGACCGTATCGGATGCGCCGTCGCTCAACGTTCAGCAACTGACCGCCGAAGCCTGGCTGTACCTCGAGAGCATGCATGAACCGCCCGGCATGCATACGATGGCGGGATTGGAGTCGGAAGGTCCCATCCTGAGCAAGCGCGATAACAACGGCTACACTCTGCGGCTGTCGGGTGACAGCAACAACAAGATCTGGGTGGACCTGAGCGTCGCGGGACGGTGGGGGGCCGGCCGCGCCGGGTTTGTGCCGTTCCGGAAGTGGACCCATCTCGCGGCGACGTACGACGGCCACAAGACCGCGATCTATATCAACGGCAGCCCGGCGATTCAGGACACCGGCCGGACGCCCAACTACGAAGGGACCATTCAAAGCGAGGGCGCGCCGCTGGCGATCGGCTGCCGGGATCCTCGGGCTTCCGACCAGGTCTCGTTTACCGGCTTGATCACCGGCGTCCGCCTGTGGGATCGCGTCCTGCGCCCCGACGAGATCCACGACGAAGCGAACATCCAGCGCCTTCCCGACAAGAGCCCCGGCCTAGTCGGCAGTTGGACCTTCCAGGCGACCACAGGGGACCAGATCCTGGACCTGTCGCCTGCGAAGAACAACATTGGCAACGCCCTGCAGCTCAAGCGGGTCCCGATCGAAGGCGGGACGCCGGCGCTGCCGTCCTGGACGGCCGGTGAGCTGAATCTCATCGAAACGGTTGCCATCCGGCGGGCGACGCCCTAA